Genomic segment of Ammospiza nelsoni isolate bAmmNel1 chromosome 2, bAmmNel1.pri, whole genome shotgun sequence:
GCTTGGTACTATAAATTTAAGCAACATCATGAGTACTGGTAATGTAAATGCTTTGTCTGGAACTAGCAGCAATGCTAATGTGAATATCTTGAGTGGTGTTGGCAATGGTACGAGTGCTTCCTCTAGTGTCATTAACAATGTTACTAATCCAACTGCAGGAATGGCAGTGGGATCAAGCCAGCAGCAACCTGCATCTGGCACGTCAAGGTTTAGGGTTGTAAAATTAGATTCTAGTTCTGAACCTTTCAAAAAAGGTAGATGGACTTGCACTGAATTCTATGATAAAGAAAACACTGTTGCAGTTTCGGAGGGAGTAGCAGTAAACAAAGCAGTAGAGACGATAAAACAAAACCCGCTTGAAGTGACTTCTGAAAGGGAGAGCACCAGTGGGAGTTCTGTTAGCAGCAATGTAAGCACACTGAGTCACTATACAGAAAGTGTGGGAAGTGGAGAAATGGGAGCACCTACTGTGGTACAGCAGCAAGCATTTCAAGGTGTGGGTCCGCAGCAGATGGATTttagcagtgctgctcctccagcaatTCCAGCATCTAGTATACCACAGAGTGTTTCTCAATCACAGCTTGCACAAGTCCAGCTGCATTCTCAAGAAGTAAACTATCCACAGCAGAAGCCAGGGGTCCCACCTCCTGCACAGGCCAGTCTAACCACTGTTACTGGGGTTCAGCCAGCCCCAGTTAATATACTAGGTGTATCCCCATCTCTGGGCCACCAGCAACCTGCCCTTCAGAGTATggctccacagcagctgccGTATTCGCAGCCGGCACAGCCCGTGCAGACTTTGCCAGTGGTGCAGCAGCAGTTGCAGTacggacagcagcagcagcagccagttcCTACGCAGATGGCCGCGGGTCACGTTAAGGCGGTGAACCAAAACTCTGTCACAGGGGCTATGCCAGACTACATTCAACATCAGCAGATCCTTCAgactccagcccctgccatgcaGCCAAGTTCTACAGGAGTAGGAGCTGGGCAACCGGTTCCTGTTGCCCAGGCACAGGGCATGCAGCCTTCAGTGCAAGCacatccagctgctgccccGGCTCAGCCTGTTGCACATGCTCCAGCAGCAATACCAGGTGTAGCTGCCAGTGGTCAAATGCTAAATGTTGGCCAGCAAGGAAGTGTAGCTGCTGTGGTGCAACCACCATCTGCTGCAAACCAAATTCCACCTCCAGTTATGCCATCAACGGCTGCTCCTCCATCTTCCCAGGTAGTGCAGCCTGTGCAGACAGGAATAATGCAGCAAGGATTACAGGCTAGTGCCACAGGCCTTCCTCAACAAATGGTCATTGCTCAGCAAAACACCTTGTTACCTGTACAGCCACAGGCACAAGGAGTGGAATCTGTAGTCCAAGGGATGactggccagcagctgcctgcGGTAAGCCCTATACCTTCTGCTAGTACTGTTCCTGCACCAAGTCAAGCTGGTTCAGCTGTGCCTCCTGGCATACCTTCTGCTTCCGTAGGTTTGGGACAGCCACAGAATATAGCACAGGCTTCGGCTGTGCAGAATGGCAGCTTGGCTCAGAGCGTTAGTCAGCCTCCCTTGATATCAACAAGTATAGGTATGCCAGTGGCACAGAGTGTGCCACAGCAGATGCCATTAAGCTCTACCCAGTTCCCTGCACAATCACTAGCTCAGTCCATTGTAAGCCAAATGGAAGACGGCAGGCGCCCTACAGAACCTTCCTTGGCGGGTTTACCTCAAGCTGCCGGCGTCGAGAGCGGTGGTGGAGCATCGGCCGCTTCAGATGGCGCTAGCAGCAACGTGCCGTCCTCGGCCTCCCTCTTCCCGCTGAAGGTGCTGCCCTTGACAACGCCTCTTGTAGATGGTGAGGATGAGAGGTAAGACTGCCTGTAACTTTATTAAAAGATGGGCTCTCTGATAGTTTGATTTGCACTAACTTGCAGGTCTTGTTACAGCCATTCTGTGAATTGAAGCAGTGTGATGTTTCTGTCTAATTAAAATACTATTTCTCAGGTCTCAGCACATGCAGCTATTGTATTAAAGAACTTGTTTTCCACTTGAGGGGGTGGGTTGTATTGATTATGCTTTGAAACTACTGTGTGGGTAAATTGTGCTTAACAGTCTGTTCAGTGTGTATATTCCCACTGTGTTGAGGAAGACAAGAATACTGTAGAGTGTGGATATACTAGTGGTGATTGCAGTTTAGATTATTTATTATAtggaaataattaatatttattcttaggtatattttttttcacaagccTGGACTTCATCCTGCTTTagtttgtctttttaaaatattgactTTACTAAGGTTGAACCAGTTGCGATTCTGTGGTGTATTCCAAACCTCTTTGACAGCCAAGAGATGCTTTAGGCAAATGAGTATGGTGGGATAAGGGATGTTCAGCAACATTGTTGTGGCTCTTTGAATTGAACCTGGGTACTTTTGGTCTTGATGGTGTTGCTTCAAAGCGTTAATGCATGGTGAGATCTGCTCAGGCCTGCCAAAGGGTGGTGAACCTTTGCATCTGCTGCACCAATTCTGTGCAGTTGGAGtaagaaaactgcattttttttcccattttcaccAGTTCAAACTAAATGTATTCTCCTTTTCAAGTAAATGACCACTGCCTAGTCTTAATAGTATGTGCGTGTGAACATTCTCCTTTCTTTGACATTGTGTGCAGAGAAGTTGAGACCATTGTGTGTGCAGGCTGAATTGATTGAAACATCAATTTTAAAGTGTCATGGTTTGATATTAATTATGTGTGGAGAGTCCTCCATGTGTTGAGGACCTCTTGTGATATGGGTTTCTGAGTGGCCAGGAAAACTGGTGCTTCTTCCAAAGAACTTCTTGTCTAAGAAGCTACATTAATGAAGAAGTAACTTTTAAGATAAATAACCCTCCTTGGGAATGTGGAGCACGACAGAAAACACTAGAAAAACTGAGACTAGGGTGAGGAGACAAAATAAGGCACTAAACACAAAGTGGGAAAAATGCTGTAGCAATGGGAGGTGAAGCACTTTTTAAATACCTTCTTGGTGCCATAACTTTAAATCAGGAGTAATACCAGTGGCCAgactttattaattttattttttttaataaaatgggttgctgggagaggctggattCTTTTCTTAATATTGAAAATCCTAACTCTATCAGCAGTCTATGATTGTGTCGATCATAAGGTGTTGACGGCCGTAGTGGCTTTCATCACATCTTCCTAAGATGCCAGAGAACTGTAATGAGTAGCAGCTTGTCTTCCAGGAGTGCTAGAAGACAAGTTCCAACACTGTTGCATTCTGATTATGTTTTTTTAGTCAATAAGTACATGAAGGTGATAGAAGACAGATTGGGTTGTTAAAGCCAACAGTGTCACCATTATGCTGTTAGcagtttttcagaaatattttttggttttctttcatttgaatTTTGTAAACTGAGACCCTAATCCTTCTATTCATGAGTCCCACTGGCGTTTTGtggtgttgtttgtttttgttgtagtgtggttgttgtttttgggttttgttttcttttatcaaccaaaaaatccccctAAGCCTTCAGGGGATCCTAGCCAAGTAGAAAAATCATAAACCTAAAGATAGGGTTTTGGAGAATGACATCTAGAATATGTCTGTACCTTGATTTTAACAGCATATGTTAACAGTTTGACATGATTGGTAGTTTTTCCAGAATGTTTAAATCCCTCAGGGTAACAATAGCCAGAAATACCTTCTTCCTCTGTTGTTTGGCCAGCCAAAGATCATATCCTTTCTTCTGCCATGCACGTTGCATCTTTGTTCAATCTGTCATCTCCAGGTAGGCTACACTTTTGTTTCGCTGCAGTTGGAAAACCATTTATATTCTTTACACAAAGCAGGATATGACTCTATTAAATGGAGACCAAAaataattgggtttttttttgcacgCAGTAGTGGCCAGGTTACTTTTGTGTACAGTCAGACCATTTGCAGCAGCACGTCTCCCTGTATTTGTATGTGACGTTAAAAACTCGGTGAGATTGCTTCGGTTTCCGCTTCCAGGGGATCTCAGGACAGGGTCTTTCTGTTGTTATCCTCACTGGACTTTCAGGCTGGAGCTGAGAGTTTGTTACTCACTGAAGGCAGTGCAAGATACGTTGTTACTGCGCACTTTTCTGGCCATGGGATCTCTCTAGTTCattttttgctggtttgttAGGTTATCCCCTCTTTCACAGGAGGTAAAGGGTAGTGTATTGTGAAAGGACATAACCATTTCAGAAGCAGATGTATTGTGATTATGTGTGTTTGAAATCCCCATGTCTCTCTCTCTTATCTGAACACACATATATCACTGAAGATTTCTATCAATACATCCCAAGTGATTCTAAACCTGGCAAAGGAAAAGGTAGGAGAAAAGAAGTGAGTGGTGACATAATTGGGCCAGCGAAGAAGCTGTAAAATTCCATTTAGCGTGCCTCTGAAAACACATCTGACCCATGTAATACCTTGTATAGATTAACTTCCAGCTTTCCTTAAAGCTGTATATAGCAGCCTTTAAGGCTGTGCCAGTATCTTTAACTCTGTTCAGTTTTTAGAATGCCATTTGCAGCTCTTTCTATGCCTGTTATCAGGGCATGGCCTTTTAAATATAGACAGTGTGGAGTGTATCTGCTTTGAGAGCCGTAACCTTTACTTCCCCAGTATGAATGACTTTTATTTCAAGTCATAGTGAAGATTAGATATTACAAACGAGCTGCTTGGCAGAATGCCATatggaaaattaatttgcaaATGTTAATAAATAAAGAGGATGTGAATAATACTCCCcgtattttctgtatttaaaaaaaaaaatcaaactgctgaacaaaaaacctcaacaaaatCACCAAACAGATTATATTCTTCTGACTAGTCTTTCTTAAGCCTGTTGTGTGTGCCGTAGATGTTTGTGTGTTGGTAGGTTCATCATCTCTTCATTTTTTGGTCTACAAAAATGCTGGCCAGTTTTTTGGTtgttaaatacttttttttcccccttctccttaGCTTGAGCCATGGTATGGACTCAGTGCATAgttcttaattattttcttggaTTTGGAGTGGTTACCTTGATTTATTCACTATAATTACCAAATCTTGCTAATTGTAGACATGGTCTTTTGAGTTTAGTATTTCATCTTTAGAACTGCAggattgcttttattttcctgtgtttgatATTTAAGCGTGGAAGAATACATGTTGATATCACAGTGAATCTTtctatgtatttatatttagtGTTGCAAAATCAGTCTTACATCATTGTAGACAATGTTTTGCTGTACACGCTTGCAGCAAGATTTTGTATGGacttatattatttttaagttaCCTGTAAAGTGAAGACTTCAAAAGTTAATGTATTTTACAGCATCCTGTGAAGGCTGCTATatgtgaatttaaaaataacttaatCTGAAGTGTTGTTTGCCATTActcaaaagcagattttgtgaATGAAGGATAAGAGAACTAGTAACTGCCTCCCTGTCCTTGACAACATTTCCTGCAGAATTGTTTGCATTCTTTAGGCTGGTGCAAGTTGTGTTCACCTGTTTGTGCATGTCATCCAACAAAGctgaagagaaaggaggaaaagatgatccaaacacaaaacaagcacagggatttaaaatatgttttattatCTGACaatatcattattttttaagagaaaattttaataaaagatccctttagaaatgtttttttttgtgtaggaTGTGTCTTTTGGCTTGGCACTAAGTTTGTAGAGGGGCTGGAAGATGAAAGCTGAACATGAGAATCAAGACTTGTGAGCAACTTTTGAGAGATCTCTAGCAGTAGTAACTGGTACTAGATTGTAAAGTGAAGTACATCAGGAAGCTGGATTAATGTTCATCATGTATACAGCCATGTAGTGAAAAGGTTTACAAGTGAGATTTTTACAGATGTAATTCAATACTTTTTGAAGATTTTAGCAAGCAGTAGTGAATGAAGTAAGTAAGGTAGAACTGGAAGGTTCAATTATATTTTTGCTGCAGTAACTATTTTGCATACTTACTTTGATTGTGTAAGTGGTTTTAGAGTTtatatgggtttttttgtttgctggaaGTTTTGCTGCTCTATATTTGGTGAGAAAGGAAATCAATACTTTACAACAAAGGATTTCTGGTGGATTAGCATAGATttatagtgatttttttttttttagttgcaTTTTAGGGGCACTGGTGTTATTTTCTGTCTTGCAGATTTTAAACTTGATTCATAGTTTTGCCACCATTTTGAAAATCATGTAATTTAAGTTCTAGGAGATGAGCTGTTAAAACAATCTGTTCATATGTTCAATTGAGCTTTCTGTGGAacttgaaaaaattattaaccTCACTAATGTCAAATGAAGTGAGTAGAAAGAGAGACctttgaggaagaaaatgtgtttgctgtTGTGTCATGCTGACAAGTCCAGTTTCTCACTTCGTGTGATGGAGTAAGAGACCTACTGTTGGTGGAATTGACTTTGTTAGTTCTGCTCTAAGTAAAGAATAATGAGGAGTTTAGGGTGTGCACCTTGTATGTCTGCTGACCAGCTGTAGGTGGCAATACCTTTTTTGATGGAGCTTTTCCTGGCGTCTTTTATGGATGCATTTTCTGCATGCCATGATACACTTTGAACTAAGGGTTGCTGCAGTGCTTGGTGTTACATTGCCTTTCAAGACAGGAAGAACCAACTGATACCAGGGGGTTATAAAAGCAATAATTTAGCACTTGAGGCAGATGCTGAGAAATTATCTCTTCAAGTGACTTCCAGAAACCATTCCTTAGCACTGCAGTTCTGGTTGCTCTTTGGAGCAGGGTATAAATATGAAACCATCTATGTATGTGTATgtgaaaatgaacaaacaagattttgaagtatttaattaaataaacaatCTTTGTTACTGTCTCAAGGTTTGCATTCTTTACAGGCTAATctgaaaattataattaaacCCACTGACAAATGGATTGGTAGTGAAGTGTTTCAGCCTTTACAAGTTACTGTGATGTAGATAATGGGGAACAGAGTAAAGACTGTATCAGTCCATAGTAAGCTAACAAAGTTAGCAGAGTGTGAGGGGAAAATAATTAACAAGCAAACACCACCATCCTCTccaaaaaaccctaaccctagcaacCCCCAATATGTTAATGTATCTTGCTTAGGCATAAATAAAAGGGCATATGGTTAGCACACCTATGCTACAAAAAGGCCTCCTATGACCTGTTCATTTTACAGAtggaaataaagtaaataatcCTTTTCAGACCTGTCTCTTAACAGCTTAGGAAGTACATCAAATTGTAAACAGCAATATTGCTAGTCTGGTCTTTTAAAGAGGAAACTGCACATGCCTGAATATCAGTGCAATTATAGCAAGTGATTCTTGGTATGACCTTTCTGGGAATAATTTGTGATCTGGGTTTGCAGTGTGATGTAGGTGAAACATAAAAATGACTAGAAAAGAATAGTGTGTCTTTGTTCTCATTGATTTAATGCACTggttctttttctgttcttttgatTAATTTATGAGACTAAAATGTACTGTGTGTAATACATATTATACTTTAACAAGTGACTGAAAACTTCTTAAAGTGAGCCTATACCTTTCATTTATGGATTTACACCACCAAAAGCAATGCTATTTAAGATGGACTAAGGGTAAGATTATTCAGTAAATTATTTCATGGTAATGATTGCTGTAAATAAGAAACTAGTTTATTCTCAGCATGGTTGTACAGGAAACTATAGCCTAAAGCTAAGATGGAAAGAGTTCCTGAGTGACTGGAGATacagcattttatttattttagactGCTCTAAAGCATTCAGACTTAGGAA
This window contains:
- the TSC22D1 gene encoding TSC22 domain family protein 1 isoform X2: MAHPAMFPRRGSSSSSGSSCVTAPTAPGTGVGSAALSAEDYQPPLLVQPPPPSPAAASTAGPQPTPPHPQSLNLLSQSQLQPQPLAQTGAQMKKKSGFQITSVTPAQISASMSSNNSIAEDTESYDDLDESHTEDLSSSEILDVSLSRATDMGEPERSSSEETLNNFQEAETPGAVSPNQPHLPQQHAPLPHHPQQSVVINGSVHPHHVHHHHHLHHHHHGHHHPSHPGVGSAPVSGGPPPSPSFRKLSTTGSSDNVISTAPVSAASSTGSPASAVSNIRTTSSPGNLGISSAAGTSTLSNIGAGSSSVASNVLGTINLSNIMSTGNVNALSGTSSNANVNILSGVGNGTSASSSVINNVTNPTAGMAVGSSQQQPASGTSRFRVVKLDSSSEPFKKGRWTCTEFYDKENTVAVSEGVAVNKAVETIKQNPLEVTSERESTSGSSVSSNVSTLSHYTESVGSGEMGAPTVVQQQAFQGVGPQQMDFSSAAPPAIPASSIPQSVSQSQLAQVQLHSQEVNYPQQKPGVPPPAQASLTTVTGVQPAPVNILGVSPSLGHQQPALQSMAPQQLPYSQPAQPVQTLPVVQQQLQYGQQQQQPVPTQMAAGHVKAVNQNSVTGAMPDYIQHQQILQTPAPAMQPSSTGVGAGQPVPVAQAQGMQPSVQAHPAAAPAQPVAHAPAAIPGVAASGQMLNVGQQGSVAAVVQPPSAANQIPPPVMPSTAAPPSSQVVQPVQTGIMQQGLQASATGLPQQMVIAQQNTLLPVQPQAQGVESVVQGMTGQQLPAVSPIPSASTVPAPSQAGSAVPPGIPSASVGLGQPQNIAQASAVQNGSLAQSVSQPPLISTSIGMPVAQSVPQQMPLSSTQFPAQSLAQSIVSQMEDGRRPTEPSLAGLPQAAGVESGGGASAASDGASSNVPSSASLFPLKVLPLTTPLVDGEDESSSGASVVAIDNKIEQAMDLVKSHLMYAVREEVEVLKEQIKELIEKNSQLEQENTLLKTLASPEQLAQFQAQLQTGSPPSSSQSQGTAQQPAQPASQGSGPSA
- the TSC22D1 gene encoding TSC22 domain family protein 1 isoform X1 gives rise to the protein MHQPDSAADISARKMAHPAMFPRRGSSSSSGSSCVTAPTAPGTGVGSAALSAEDYQPPLLVQPPPPSPAAASTAGPQPTPPHPQSLNLLSQSQLQPQPLAQTGAQMKKKSGFQITSVTPAQISASMSSNNSIAEDTESYDDLDESHTEDLSSSEILDVSLSRATDMGEPERSSSEETLNNFQEAETPGAVSPNQPHLPQQHAPLPHHPQQSVVINGSVHPHHVHHHHHLHHHHHGHHHPSHPGVGSAPVSGGPPPSPSFRKLSTTGSSDNVISTAPVSAASSTGSPASAVSNIRTTSSPGNLGISSAAGTSTLSNIGAGSSSVASNVLGTINLSNIMSTGNVNALSGTSSNANVNILSGVGNGTSASSSVINNVTNPTAGMAVGSSQQQPASGTSRFRVVKLDSSSEPFKKGRWTCTEFYDKENTVAVSEGVAVNKAVETIKQNPLEVTSERESTSGSSVSSNVSTLSHYTESVGSGEMGAPTVVQQQAFQGVGPQQMDFSSAAPPAIPASSIPQSVSQSQLAQVQLHSQEVNYPQQKPGVPPPAQASLTTVTGVQPAPVNILGVSPSLGHQQPALQSMAPQQLPYSQPAQPVQTLPVVQQQLQYGQQQQQPVPTQMAAGHVKAVNQNSVTGAMPDYIQHQQILQTPAPAMQPSSTGVGAGQPVPVAQAQGMQPSVQAHPAAAPAQPVAHAPAAIPGVAASGQMLNVGQQGSVAAVVQPPSAANQIPPPVMPSTAAPPSSQVVQPVQTGIMQQGLQASATGLPQQMVIAQQNTLLPVQPQAQGVESVVQGMTGQQLPAVSPIPSASTVPAPSQAGSAVPPGIPSASVGLGQPQNIAQASAVQNGSLAQSVSQPPLISTSIGMPVAQSVPQQMPLSSTQFPAQSLAQSIVSQMEDGRRPTEPSLAGLPQAAGVESGGGASAASDGASSNVPSSASLFPLKVLPLTTPLVDGEDESSSGASVVAIDNKIEQAMDLVKSHLMYAVREEVEVLKEQIKELIEKNSQLEQENTLLKTLASPEQLAQFQAQLQTGSPPSSSQSQGTAQQPAQPASQGSGPSA